CAGTACCCGTATATCGGGCGTTTAGCTCAGTTGGTAGAGCGTCTGCCTTACAAGCAGAATGTCGGCGGTTCGACTCCGTCAACGCCCACCAAAGTTTTACGGTTGGAGTGGTAGTTCAGTTGGTTAGAATACCGGCCTGTCACGCCGGGGGTCGCGGGTTCGAGTCCCGTCCACTCCGCCAACATATAAAGCAGTACCCGTATATCGGGCGTTTAGCTCAGTTGGTAGAGCGTCTGCCTTACAAGCAGAATGTCGGCGGTTCGACTCCGTCAACGCCCACCAAAGTTTACGATTGGAGTGGTAGTTCAGTTGGTTAGAATACCGGCCTGTCACGCCGGGGGTCGCGGGTTCGAGTCCCGTCCACTCCGCCAACATATTAAAGCAGTACCCGTATATCGGGCGTTTAGCTCAGTTGGTAGAGCGTCTGCCTTACAAGCAGAATGTCGGCGGTTCGACTCCGTCAACGCCCACCAAAGTTTACGATTGGAGTGGTAGTTCAGTTGGTTAGAATACCGGCCTGTCACGCCGGGGGTCGCGGGTTCGAGTCCCGTCCACTCCGCCAACATATTAAAGCAGTACCCGTATATCGGGCGTTTAGCTCAGTTGGTAGAGCGTCTGCCTTACAAGCAGAATGTCGGCGGTTCGACTCCGTCAACGCCCACCAAAGTTTTACGGTTGGAGTGGTAGTTCAGTTGGTTAGAATACCGGCCTGTCACGCCGGGGGTCGCGGGTTCGAGTCCCGTCCACTCCGCCAACGGTTTCAAAGCAGCAATACAGTTTTCTGGGCGGTTAGTCTCAGTTGGTAGAGCACTGCCTTCACACGGCAGGGGTCGCTGGTTCGAGTCCAGTACCGCCCACCAGAAAACGGAGTGGTAGTTCAGTTGGTTAGAATACCGGCCTGTCACGCCGGGGGTCGCGGGTTCGAGTCCCGTCCACTCCGCCAACAGTTTCAAAGCAGCAATACAGTTTTCTGGGCGGTTAGTCTCAGTTGGTAGAGCACTGCCTTCACACGGCAGGGGTCGCTGGTTCGAGTCCAGTACCGCCCACCAGGAAAACGGAGTGGTAGTTCAGTTGGTTAGAATACCGGCCTGTCACGCCGGGGGTCGCGGGTTCGAGTCCCGTCCACTCCGCCAACCAACAAAAAAGGCAGCCTAGGCTGCCTTTTTTGCTTTTCATCTTAATAATAACAATCCCAAATAAAACATGCTGTTATCAAGTTGCCAAACGGCGCGACAGCGGCAATACTGACGGGCTTTTCACAAGGCTTATCAGAGAATTCATGATGAAACGGGTCGTATTGTTGCTGGCTGCGTTCTGCGCCCCCCTTGCCTGCGCCGAAGAAGCCGCCGTCGATGGCGCCACATGGCAATACAAGGTTCAGAATGGCGATTCCTTATGGACGGTCTCCGGCCGGCATTTGCAATCGATGGCCTACGTCCCCAAGCTTCAAGCATTGAACCGGGTGCCCAACCCCTACCATCTGCAGCCCGGCAGCACGCTCAACATTCCCTACGCCTGGATCAAGCAAGCCGACGCCAACGCCACACTGGAAGAAATGGCCGGACCCGTCAGCATCCAGGGACGCAACGGCGCCTCGCTCAACCCCGCCGTCGGCCAACAATACGGCAGCGGCACCCGCCTTTCCACCGGCAAGGACGCCATGCTGCGCCTGCGTTTCCGCGACGGCTCCGCCCTGCTGCTCAACGCCGGCACCACCCTGACCCTGGGCAACCAGGTGTTCTATCCCAGCACCGGCTCCATCCGCTCGCAAAATCAGCTCGCCGCCGGCAGCACCAACAGCTCGGTCATCCCCAATCCGCTGATGCCCAGCCGCTACCAGATCCAGACGCCTTCCGCCGTCACCTCGGTGCGCGGCACCGAATTCCGCGTCCGCAGCATCGCCGACGACAACACCGCGTCGGAAGTGCTGCGCGGCAAGGTCAATGTGCAAAGCGCGGCGCATGAGGTTTACGTGCCGGCAGGCTTCGGCAGCCTGAGCAAGGGCGACGGCCAACCGATGGCCCTGCCGCCCGCCCCGCGGCTGAAGGATTTCGCCGTCGCGGCGGAATTCAATCCCGTGCGGCTGAGTTGGCGCGCCGAAGCGGAAGAAAAAGGCTACCGCGCCG
The Chromobacterium sp. IIBBL 290-4 DNA segment above includes these coding regions:
- a CDS encoding FecR domain-containing protein; translation: MMKRVVLLLAAFCAPLACAEEAAVDGATWQYKVQNGDSLWTVSGRHLQSMAYVPKLQALNRVPNPYHLQPGSTLNIPYAWIKQADANATLEEMAGPVSIQGRNGASLNPAVGQQYGSGTRLSTGKDAMLRLRFRDGSALLLNAGTTLTLGNQVFYPSTGSIRSQNQLAAGSTNSSVIPNPLMPSRYQIQTPSAVTSVRGTEFRVRSIADDNTASEVLRGKVNVQSAAHEVYVPAGFGSLSKGDGQPMALPPAPRLKDFAVAAEFNPVRLSWRAEAEEKGYRAEISRLDDGKPLLDRNTDTPSLVLPLAQSGRYQLTIRALNAAGLEGYDSQRSFTIQPLPYPPLWIAAENPRQKNRIFKPGLMVDGAHAARLQISASGDFSQPLFDVKVDSPDWAIALPRAGDWHWRAAMYDADGGNGPFSGEQTLRMEDGVSWLSGQTLYLQIRRYPVSQARYTLQLFKPGQDAPIASLASDRPAWPASKLPAGRFDAKIQIDAEGYRAEETHPGLTLPGSSLF